One Microtus pennsylvanicus isolate mMicPen1 chromosome 3, mMicPen1.hap1, whole genome shotgun sequence DNA window includes the following coding sequences:
- the LOC142847206 gene encoding olfactory receptor 8B8-like — protein sequence MTAKNSSVTEFILAGLTDQPGFLMPLFFLFLGFYLVTVLGNLGLITLIGLNSHLHTPMYFFLFNLSLIDSCYSSTISPKMLMSFISNKNIISHSGCMTQLFFFCFFVISESFILSAMAYDRYVAICHPLMYMVTMSPKVCLLLLLGVYLMGFVGAMAHTISMARLTFCADNLVNHYMCDILPLLEHSCTSTYVNELVVFIFVSFDIGVPIVTIFISYALILSSILRMHSTEGRSKAFSTCSSHMIVVCLFFGSGAFMYLQPPSILSLDQGKVSSLFYTIVVPMLNPLIYSLRNKDVKVALRKTLSKRIIF from the coding sequence ATGACTGCCAAGAATTCCTCTGTGACAGAGTTCATCCTTGCAGGCCTGACAGACCAGCCAGGATTCCTcatgcctcttttctttttgttcctagGTTTTTATTTGGTCACTGTGTTGGGTAACCTGGGTTTGATCACCCTAATTGGGCTGAATTCTCACttgcacacccccatgtacttctttctcTTCAATCTTTCCTTAATAGATTCCTGTTACTCATCCACCATCTCCCCGAAAATGTTGATGAGTTTTATTTCAAATAAGAACATTATCTCTCACTCAGGGTGTATGacccagctttttttcttctgtttctttgtaatCTCTGAGTCCTTCATTCTGTCAGCCATGGCATATGACCGTTATGTTGCCATCTGTCATCCCCTGATGTATATGGTTACCATGTCTCCCAAGGTATGTTTACTCCTTTTGCTTGGTGTATATTTAATGGGCTTTGTTGGAGCCATGGCCCACACAATATCTATGGCAAGACTGACCTTCTGTGCTGACAATCTTGTCAACCACTACATGTGTGACATCCTTCCCCTTCTGGAACACTCTTGCACCAGCACCTATGTGAATGAGCTAGTAGTCTTTATTTTTGTGAGCTTTGATATTGGCGTGCCCATTGTCACCATCTTCATTTCTTATGCCCTCATCCTCTCTAGCATTCTTCGTATGCATTCCACAGAGGGCAGGTCCAAGGCCTTCagcacctgcagctcccacatGATTgtggtttgtcttttctttggttctggggCTTTCATGTACCTTCAGCCACCTTCCATATTGTCCCTTGACCAAGGAAAAGTGTCTTCCTTGTTCTATACCATCGTAGTACCAATGTTGAACCCTCTGATCTATAGCTTGAGAAATAAAGATGTTAAAGTTGCTTTGAGGAAAACCTTGAGCAAGAGAATAATTTTTTGA